DNA sequence from the Pseudomonas fluorescens Q2-87 genome:
CCACCCGAGCGTCTTGCAACTCTCCCGCCGCAGGCCGGCAGCACCATGAGCCTGGGAAAATCTCGGGTCCGTCCCACCCTGGGTTCGGTCATCGGTCGCGGTCATCTGATCGTCGCCCTGGTGGCCATCACCATGGCCAGCGTTTCCCTGACTTTGCTCGGCGTCCTGGCGCTGCGCGTCTACGCCGACCACAACCTGCACTTGATTGCCCGCTCGATCAATTACACGGTAGAGGCGGCCGTGGTGTTCGACGATTCCGCAGCGGCCACCGAAGCACTGGCCCTGATTGCCTCTACCGAAGAAGTCGCCGATGCCCAGGTGTTCAACGAGCACGGTCGGCTGCTGGCGCGCTGGCAGCGGCCGGATACCGGTTTGCTGTCGGAACTGGAAATGCACATCGCCAAGGCGTTCCTGGAAAAGCCCATCAGCCTGCCGATCGTTCACCAAGGGCAGAACATCGGCCGTATACAGTTGGCGGGGCATGGCGGCAGCTTGTTGCGCTTTTTGTTGAGCGGCCTGGCGGGCATTATTTTATGCACGGCAGTGAGCGCCTGGGTGGCGCTTTACCTGGCGCGCCGTCAGCTGCGAGCCATCACCGGGCCGCTGCGCAGCCTGGCCGAAGTGGCGCACGCGGCACGCAGCGAACGAGCCTTGGACCGGCGCGTGCCACCGGCGGCCATTGCCGAACTGGACAACCTGGCCAATGACTTCAACGCCTTGCTCGATGAGCTGGAGTCCTGGCAAACCCACCTGCAAAGCGAAAACGAAACCCTGGCGCACCAGGCCAGCCACGACAGCCTGACCGGCTTGCCGAACCGGGCGTTTTTCGAAGGGCGGTTGATCCGCGCCTTGCGCAACGCCAGCAAGCTCGATGAGCAAGTGGCGGTGTTGTACCTGGACAGCGATCGCTTCAAGGGCATCAATGATAATTTCGGCCACGCCGCCGGGGACGCGGTACTGACCGCCGTGGCGACACGGGTCCGTGCCCAGTTGCGTGAAGATGATTTAGTGGCGCGCCTGGGCGGTGATGAGTTCGCCGTACTGCTCTCGCCCCTGCATAAGGCTGAGGATGCTGAGCGGATCGCCGAAAAAATCATCGCCAGCATGGAAATGCCGATTCAATTGCCCGGCAATGCCTCGGTACTGACCTCCCTCAGTGTCGGCATTGCCATTTACCCCGAGCATGGCGCCACTCCGGGCGCCTTGCTCAATGCCGCCGATGCGGCGATGTACCAGGCCAAGCGTCTCGCCCGAGGCGGCCAGCATACGGCGGGGTCGGATGACCCTGTCGCTGATCTTCAATCAAGGAGTTGATCCGTGCGTTTATCCCCTCAACGTTCCCTGCGCTGGGTCGCGGGTTTTTTGTTTGTCGCTATCCTGGCCCTGACGGGTTGCCAGACTGCACCGCAAAAAGGACTGACCCCAGCCCAAGTAGCGGTGCTCAAGCAGCAAGGATTTCAACTGACTGACGAAGGCTGGGCCTTCGGTCTGTCGGGCAAGGTCCTGTTCGGCAGCGACGTGGAAAACCTCAACCCGCCCAGCACCGAAATTGTCGAGCGGATCGGCAAAGCGTTGCTGGGGGCGGGAATCGAGCGGGTACGCGTCGATGGTCATACTGACGCATCAGGTTCCCCGGCCTATAACGAAAAGCTGTCGATACGCCGGGCCAACAGCGTGGGCAAGGTACTGACGAGCATTGGCATGCATGAAGAGAACGTCCAACTGCGCGGCCTGGGCAGCGCCAACCCTGTCGCCTCCAACGACACCGCCAGCGGCCGCACCGAAAACCGCCGCGTCGCCATCGTGGTCATCGCCGATTAATCGGCGAACACGATTTCGCGGCTTTCCCCCATCAGCAGTGGCTGGTTCTGTTCAGTCACCTCCCTGATGTAATCCCACAACAAAGTAATCCGCTTGAGCTTCCTCAAATCCTCACGGCAGTACATCCAGAACTGCCGGGTGATGGTGATTTCCTCCGGCAACACCGGCAGCAGGCGTGGGTCTTGAGCGGCGAGGAAGCACGGCAGGATTGCCAGCGAGCGCCCTTGCTGGGCGGCGACGAACTGGGCGATGACGCTGGTGCTGCGCAAGTGGGCATGGGCGCCCGGCAGGACGTTGGCCAGGTAGAGCAACTCGGAACTGAACGCCAGGTCATCCACGTAGCTGATGAATGAGTGCTTGCTCAAGTCGGCCGACCGCTGGATAGGCGGGTGGTTGTCCAGGTATTGCTGGGTGGCGTAGAGCTGCAGTCGGTAATCACACAGTTTGCAGCACACATAGGGCCCATGTTCGGGGCGCTCGAGGGCGATGACGATGTCGGCCTCGCGCTTGGAGAGGCTGATGAAGTGCGGCAGGGGCAGGATGTCCACCGAGATGGCGGGGTAGGCTTCGACGAAGTGGCTCAGTTGGGGAGTGATGAAAAAACTGCCAAAGCCTTCGGTGCAGCCCATGCGCACGTGACCGGACAGTGCGACGCCGGAGCCGGACACCTGTTCGCAGGCCATGTGCAGGGTGCTTTCGATGGATTCGGCATAGCCCATCAGCCGCTGGCCTTCAGCCGTCAGGATAAAGCCGTTGGTCCGGGATTTTTCGAACAGCAGCGTGCCCAAGGACGTTTCCAGCGAGCTTATACGTCGCGACACCGTGGTGTAGTCGACTGCCAGGCGCTTGGCTGCCGTGCTGGCCTTGCGGGTACGGGCCACTTCGAGGAAAAACTTGAGGTCGTCCCAATTCAGCGACCCCAGGGAGGTAATGTTTTTTTGCATGATGGACCGGCTTTTATGTGCGTTCTTATTAGATGTTTGCACATCTATACTCCAAAAATCGTCCTATCACCAAGGTGTCTATTACCTTGGCCAGTGCTGAAACAGCGCTCTCTTATAAGAACAAGCCCGGAGGCCAGCATGAACATTTCCCTTACGCCCAGCGATACAGCCCTGCAAACCGTCAAACTGTTGATCAATGGCGAGTGGGTTGAATCCCAGTCCAGTGAATGGCACGACATCGTCAACCCGGCCACTCAGCAAGTATTGGCGAGGGTTCCGTTTGCCACGGCTTCTGAAGTCAATGCCGCCATTGCCGCGGCCCAGCGGGCTTTCCAGACTTGGAAGTTGACGCCCATCGGCGCGCGGATGCGCATCATGCTCAAGCTCCAGGCCTTGATTCGCGAACACTCCAAGCGTATTGCCGCGGTGCTCAGCGCCGAGCAGGGCAAAACCATCGCGGACGCCGAGGGCGATATTTTCCGCGGCCTGGAAGTGGTCGAGCACGCCTGCTCCATCGGCACCCTGCAAATGGGCGAGTTTGCCGAGAACGTTGCCGGTGGCGTGGACACCTACACCCTGCGCCAGCCGATTGGTGTGTGCGCGGGCATTACTCCGTTCAACTTCCCAGCGATGATTCCGCTGTGGATGTTCCCGATGGCGATCGCCTGCGGCAACACTTTCGTGCTCAAGCCGTCGGAACAGGATCCGCTGTCGACCATGCTGTTGGTGGAGCTGGCCGTCGAGGCGGGCGTGCCGGCGGGCGTGCTCAACGTGGTGCATGGCGGCAAGGATGTGGTGGATGCGCTCTGCACCCACAAGGACATCAAGGCAGTTTCCTTCGTCGGTTCGACGGCAGTCGGCACCCACGTGTATGACTTGGCGGGCCGTCATGGCAAGCGCGTGCAGTCAATGATGGGCGCCAAGAACCACGCGGTGGTGTTGCCCGATGCCAATCGCGAGCAGACCCTCAACGCCTTGGTCGGTGCCGGTTTCGGCGCGGCGGGCCAGCGCTGCATGGCCACCTCGGTGGTGGTGATGGTCGGCGCGGCCAAGCAGTGGTTGCCGGAACTGAAGGCCTTGGCACAAAAGCTCAAGGTCAACGCCGGCAGCGAGTCGGGCACGGACGTCGGCCCGGTGATCTCCAAGCGGGCCAAGGCGCGAATCCTGGAATTGATCGAAAGTGGCGTGAAGGAAGGCGCGAAGCTGGAGCTTGATGGCCGTGGCATCAGCGTGCCGGGTTTCGAGCAGGGCAACTTTGTCGGCCCGACTTTGTTTTCCGGTGTGACCACCGACATGCGTATCTACACCGAAGAAATCTTCGGCCCGGTGCTGGTGGTGTTGGAAGTCGACACGCTCGACCAGGCAATTGCCCTGGTCAACGCCAACCCGTTTGGCAATGGCACCGGCCTGTTCACCCAGAGCGGCGCGGCGGCGCGTAAATTCCAGAGCGAAATCGACGTCGGCCAGGTGGGCATCAACATCCCGATCCCAGTGCCGGTACCGTTCTTCAGCTTCACCGGTTCCCGCGGTTCGAAACTCGGCGACCTCGGTCCCTACGGCAAACAAGTGGTGCAGTTCTACACTCAAACCAAGACCGTTACCACGCGCTGGTTCGATGATGACAGCGTCAATGACGGTGTGAACACCACCATCAATTTGCGTTAAGGAGCCGGACATGAAGATCGCATTTATCGGCCTGGGCAACATGGGCGCTCCCATGGCGCGCAATCTGCTCAAGGCCGGCCATTCGTTGAATCTGTTCGACCTGAACCAGACGGTACTGGCCGAACTGGCAACGCTGGGCGGCACGATCAGCGCTTCGCCGCGTGATGCAGCCCAGGATGCAGCTCTGGTGATTACCATGCTGCCGGCCGCTGCTCATGTACGTAGCGTCTGGTTGGGCGAGGACGGTGTGCTGGCCGGCATTGCCGCTGGCACGCCTGCCGTGGATTGCAGCACCATCGATCCCCAGACCGCCCGTGATGTCGCCGCTGCTGCGGCCAAGCAAGGCGTGGTGATGGCGGATGCCCCGGTCTCCGGCGGCACCGGCGGTGCGGCGGCCGGCACGCTGACCTTCATGGTTGGCGCGACCGCTGAGTTGTTTGCCACCTTGCAGCCAGTGTTGGCGCAGATGGGCCGTAACATCGTGCATTGCGGTGAAGTCGGCACCGGACAGATCGCCAAGATCTGCAACAACCTGCTGCTGGGGATTTCCATGGTCGGCGTCAGCGAGGCGATGGCTTTGGGCGATGCCTTGGGGATCGACACCCAGGTGCTGGCCGGCATTATCAACAGCTCGACGGGCCGTTGCTGGAGTTCGGATACCTACAACCCATGGCCGGGCGTGATTGAAACGGCGCCAGCATCCCGCGGATATACGGGCGGCTTTGGCGCTGACTTGATGCTCAAGGACCTGGGGCTGGCAACCGAAGCCGCGCGGCAGGCCCGCCAACCGGTGGTGATGGGGGCGGTGGCGCAGCAGTTGTATCAGGCGATGAGCCAGCGGGGCGAGGGCGGCAAGGATTTCTCAGCGATTGTTAACAGCTATCGCAAGCCGCAATAGGGCTTTGTTGTTCCCAGGCCGTTGTGGTGAGGGGATTTATCCCCGAGGTCCGGCAACCTGAAAGTTGTTTTCCGAGAGACCATGTCGGGTGGTCTCTCGGTTTTTGTTTCAGGCAAAGACGAAATATTTGCGCACGGTTTCGACCACTTCCCACGTGCCCTTCATTCCCGGCTCGACGACAAAGATATCACCGGCACGCAGATGGATCGGCGCCATGCCATCCGGGGTTATGACGCAGTAGCCTTCCTGGAAATGGCAGTATTCCCACTTCACATAATCCACACGCCATTTGCCAGGCGTGCAAATCCAGGTGCCCATGATCTTGCTACCGTCTTCGCTGGTGTAGGCGTTGAGGTTGACGGTGTGCGGGTCGCCTTCGAGTTTCTCCCATTTGCAGGCGTCGAGGACAGGCAGTGGATGGGTGTCGCGCAGGACAGTGATGGGGGCGGTCATGTGAGCTCCGGAAGAGTCAAAAGAGAACCGGCACCCTAGCGCGGCGCAGCGAAGGATAGATGCCTGTGCTCGACACTGGGCTATCCAGAAGCGCGCATCACTCGGCCAGATGCCGGGCCAGGGCCTTGGCGTAGGCGGGCAAACCTTCGAAGTTGCGCGCACATAGCAGCAGTGCCCGGTGCGCCCAAGATTCTTGCAGCGGGACGTACCGATAGGAGGCCTGGGCCGGGCGACGCAGGACTGCAGCTTGCGGCACGACGGCGATGCCTGCGCCTTGGGCGACCATGCGAATGACTCCGTCGAAACTGTCGGCGCGAATACGGATCTGCATGCGCATCCCGGTATGCAGCGCCTGTTCCTCGAGATAGATGGCCAAGGCGCTGGAGGCGTTCAGGCCTACATAGTGGTGGCTCAAGGTCTCGCCGAAGCTTGGGGTTCGGCCGTCAGCCAATGGATGTCCAGAGGGTAGGATCAGTACCAGTGGGTCGTCGCGAAAGGGCCAGGTCTGAAGGCTGTCGGTGTCCACCGCGTCGGAAACGATCCCAAGGTCCGCCGCGCCCTCGCGCAGCGCATGGGTGATTCGTGAGCTGGGCAATTCCTGCTGATCGATGTCCAGGTTGGGGTGGGCCTTCAAGAAACCGGCCAGTAGTTCGGGCAGGTATTCGGTCAGGGCGCTGGTGTTGCACAACAACCTTACCCGGCCTTTGACGCCCTGGGCGTATTCGGCCAGGTCCTGTTGCATATGCTCGACATGTTGCAGCAGGACCCGGGCATGCTGCGCCAGGGCCTTGCCGGCCGGCGTCGGGATTACCCCGCGTCGGCCGCGTTCGAGCAGCGCCGTTCCCAGGGACGATTCCATGGCTCGGACTCGTGCACTGGCCGCCGCCAGGGATAAATGGCTGCGGGCGGCACCGGCGGTGATATTGCCGGTGTCGAGGATGTGCAAGTAGAGGCGCAGGTCGGTGAGGTCGAAGTGCATGGCTAAGGGATCCTGTGCCGTGTTCAGTGGTGGCTGATCTGCCGCCATCGCGAGCTGGCTCGCCTCCACAGGGGGCTGCATTTCAATGTGGGAGCGAGCCTGCTCGCGATGGCGTCGGTAGCATCAACAAAATCATCAGCCTCTCGCTGTGCAAGAGGCACCATCAGTATATGGCAGATTTTCAAGCCAAGGCCGCGGGCGCACGATAGCCCCATGAACACACTCATCGATTTTTATCAGAACCTCGGTCTGATGCTGACATTGCTGGTGATTGGTACCTTTGTGCTGGCCGGTACCATCAAGGGCGTGATAGGCCTCGGCCTGCCGACTGTCTCCATGGGCTTGCTCGGTCTGGCTATGGCGCCGGCGCAGGCTGCGGCGCTGCTGATCATTCCAGCGACCCTGACCAACCTCTGGCAGCTGGCCTTCGGCGGTCACCTGCAAGCACTGGTTCGGCGCTTGTGGGCGCTGCTGCTGGCGATTTTCCTTGGCACCGGACTCGGCACGCTGTGGATCGGCATGACGGGCGGGACCTGGGTGGTACGAGGCTTGGGTGGCGCGTTGTTGCTGTACGCGCTGAGTGGGTTGTTTCTGCCTACGTTACGGGTCAGTGCCCACGCAGAGCCTTGGCTTGCCCCGCTCTGCGGGTTGCTCACCGGCATCATCACTTCCGCCACCGGGGTGTTCGTCATTCCGGCGGTGCCCTATCTGCAGGCATTGGGCTTGAGCAAGGATGAACTGGTGCAAGCCCTGGGTCTGTCATTCACTGTTTCCACCCTGGCATTGGCCGCCGGCCTGCTGTGGCGCGGCGCCTTGGGTGGTGGCGAACTGGGTGCTTCGATGCTGGCGCTGGTCCCGGCGCTGCTGGGGATGTGGCTGGGGCAGTGGCTACGCCAGCGAATCAGCGCCGTGCTGTTCAAACGGGTATTTTTCATCGGCCTCGGTGTGCTCGGCGGCCACTTGCTGATCAGCGGCTAGCCGAGGACGGGCTGAGCATGTCGACCCGGCGGATGTCGAAATCGCGTTCCAGGTAATCCATGCGCTGCTCGAAAAACTGCTTCATGTGCGGCAGGTTCGAATGTATATCCAGGTGCGCCTGGGAGGCCCAGATTTCATAGAAGATGAACAGTGTAGGGTCTTGCTGGTCCCGTAGCATGTGATATTCGATGCAGCCGGGCTCGGCACGACTTGGCTCGACGTAGGCACGGAAAAGCGCTTCGAAGGCTTCGGATTTTTCCGGACGGGTTTTGGCGTGAAGGATAAAACCGTGCAATTGGCTCATCGGAGAATCTCGATAATTGGAAGTCCGCGAAATTCTAAGGCAACAATAAGCCGTTGATTCGTGCGTATGGGTCAAAACAGTTTTGCACTTGTGGCGCTTATTCCGCCCGAGTCTCATCGGTACTCTGCCGCCATCGTTTTCAATCCTTCCATTCGGCGCCATGTATTTGGTCCATGCCGAGGAAACCCGATGAGGCCCACATGAAAAAAGTCCTGTTGCTCAATGGTGGCAAACAATTCGCTCATTCCGACGGTCGTTATAACGCGACCCTTCACGACACGGCGGCCAGCGTGCTGGACCGCGGTGGTTTCGACATCAAGACCACCTTTATCGACGGTGGCTACGACATCAAGGAAGAAGTGGCGAAATTCCTTTGGGCCGACGTGATCATTTACCAGATGCCGGGCTGGTGGATGGGCGCGCCGTGGACCGTAAAGAAGTACATCGACGAAGTGTTCACCGAAGGCCACGGCAGCCTCTATGCCAGCGACGGCCGGACCCGCTCCGATGCCTCGCAGAAGTACGGCAGCGGTGGCCTGGTGCAGGGCAAACAGTACATGTTGTCGCTGACTTGGAACGCCCCGCAGCAAGCCTTCGACGACCCGACCGATTTCTTCGAAGCCAAGGGCGTGGACGCGGTGTACTTCCCGTTTCACAAGGCCAACCAGTTCCTGGGCATGACCGGCCTGCCGACCTTCCTCTGCGTGGACGTGATGAAGCGGCCGGACATCGCGACCGATGTGGCGCGGTATGAGCAGCATCTGATCGAGGTGTTCGGTCTTTCTCGGTAATCCGGCTACCATCGGGGCCTGCCTGAGTTGCATTTCCAGAGAGGACGCCCGTGAAAGCCAGATCCGACGAACTACAGATTTTCGTCTGCGTGATCGAGTGCGGATCCATCTCCGCCGCCGCCGAACAAGTCGGGCAGACACCGTCGGCGGTCAGTCGCACGTTGTCGCGCCTGGAGGCCAAGCTCGACACCACGCTGATCAACCGCACCACGCGGCGCATGGACCTGACCGAGGAGGGCAAGTACTTTTTCGAACAGGCCAAGGGTATCCTCGACCAGATGGATGAGCTGGAGGAGCGCCTGTCGTCCCGCCAGAAAAATCCCGCCGGACGTTTGCGCATCAACGCGGCCTCGCCGTTCATGCTGCACGCCATCGTCCCGCACATCGAAGAATTCCGCAGGCTCTACCCGGACATCCAGCTCGAGCTGAACAGCAACGATTTGATCATCGACCTGCTGGAGCAAAGTACGGACGTTGCCATCCGCATTGGAACACTCACCGACTCGACGCTCCACGCCCGCTCCCTGGGCTGCAGCCCGTTGCACATCCTGGCCAGCCCGGCCTACCTGAAGCAGCACGGCACACCGTCAAGCGTCGCCGAGCTGGCGGACCATGCGCTGCTGGGGTTCGCCCAGAATGATGGGCTCAATCAATGGCCGCTGCGTCATCTCCACGGCGATCGCTGGCCGATCCAACCCGCCATCAGCGCGTCCAGCGGCGAGACCGTGCGCCACCTGGCATTGCAAGCGCAGGGCATTGCCTGCCTGTCGGACTTCATGACCCGTGAAGACATCCGAGTCGGTCGACTCAAGGTGCTGCTGGCCGATGCCAATAGCGGCTATCGTCAGCCGATCAATGCGGTGTACTACCGAAACTCCCAACTGGCGCTGCGAATCCAGTGCTTCCTGGACTTTATCCAGGGCAAGCTCGCCGAATACGCTTCGCGGGAATTCGCCGCCGAGCCCACTGCAGAACCCTGTGGGAGCGAGCCTGCTCGCGAAGGCGATATGTCAGTCGATTAAAATGTTGCCTGACACGCCGCATTCGCGAGCAAGCTCGCTCCCACAGGTTTTGTACCGGCGGCATCTTTAGTCGTGCTGCACGCCCGCGCGCTTGAGCATTTGTTTGCAGCGTTCGGACAGGTGAAATACCCGCAGGTGTTTGCCGGCCTTGCTGTAGCGCTCGCGC
Encoded proteins:
- a CDS encoding diguanylate cyclase domain-containing protein — encoded protein: MSLGKSRVRPTLGSVIGRGHLIVALVAITMASVSLTLLGVLALRVYADHNLHLIARSINYTVEAAVVFDDSAAATEALALIASTEEVADAQVFNEHGRLLARWQRPDTGLLSELEMHIAKAFLEKPISLPIVHQGQNIGRIQLAGHGGSLLRFLLSGLAGIILCTAVSAWVALYLARRQLRAITGPLRSLAEVAHAARSERALDRRVPPAAIAELDNLANDFNALLDELESWQTHLQSENETLAHQASHDSLTGLPNRAFFEGRLIRALRNASKLDEQVAVLYLDSDRFKGINDNFGHAAGDAVLTAVATRVRAQLREDDLVARLGGDEFAVLLSPLHKAEDAERIAEKIIASMEMPIQLPGNASVLTSLSVGIAIYPEHGATPGALLNAADAAMYQAKRLARGGQHTAGSDDPVADLQSRS
- a CDS encoding OmpA family protein codes for the protein MRLSPQRSLRWVAGFLFVAILALTGCQTAPQKGLTPAQVAVLKQQGFQLTDEGWAFGLSGKVLFGSDVENLNPPSTEIVERIGKALLGAGIERVRVDGHTDASGSPAYNEKLSIRRANSVGKVLTSIGMHEENVQLRGLGSANPVASNDTASGRTENRRVAIVVIAD
- a CDS encoding LysR family transcriptional regulator, translated to MQKNITSLGSLNWDDLKFFLEVARTRKASTAAKRLAVDYTTVSRRISSLETSLGTLLFEKSRTNGFILTAEGQRLMGYAESIESTLHMACEQVSGSGVALSGHVRMGCTEGFGSFFITPQLSHFVEAYPAISVDILPLPHFISLSKREADIVIALERPEHGPYVCCKLCDYRLQLYATQQYLDNHPPIQRSADLSKHSFISYVDDLAFSSELLYLANVLPGAHAHLRSTSVIAQFVAAQQGRSLAILPCFLAAQDPRLLPVLPEEITITRQFWMYCREDLRKLKRITLLWDYIREVTEQNQPLLMGESREIVFAD
- a CDS encoding CoA-acylating methylmalonate-semialdehyde dehydrogenase gives rise to the protein MNISLTPSDTALQTVKLLINGEWVESQSSEWHDIVNPATQQVLARVPFATASEVNAAIAAAQRAFQTWKLTPIGARMRIMLKLQALIREHSKRIAAVLSAEQGKTIADAEGDIFRGLEVVEHACSIGTLQMGEFAENVAGGVDTYTLRQPIGVCAGITPFNFPAMIPLWMFPMAIACGNTFVLKPSEQDPLSTMLLVELAVEAGVPAGVLNVVHGGKDVVDALCTHKDIKAVSFVGSTAVGTHVYDLAGRHGKRVQSMMGAKNHAVVLPDANREQTLNALVGAGFGAAGQRCMATSVVVMVGAAKQWLPELKALAQKLKVNAGSESGTDVGPVISKRAKARILELIESGVKEGAKLELDGRGISVPGFEQGNFVGPTLFSGVTTDMRIYTEEIFGPVLVVLEVDTLDQAIALVNANPFGNGTGLFTQSGAAARKFQSEIDVGQVGINIPIPVPVPFFSFTGSRGSKLGDLGPYGKQVVQFYTQTKTVTTRWFDDDSVNDGVNTTINLR
- the mmsB gene encoding 3-hydroxyisobutyrate dehydrogenase gives rise to the protein MKIAFIGLGNMGAPMARNLLKAGHSLNLFDLNQTVLAELATLGGTISASPRDAAQDAALVITMLPAAAHVRSVWLGEDGVLAGIAAGTPAVDCSTIDPQTARDVAAAAAKQGVVMADAPVSGGTGGAAAGTLTFMVGATAELFATLQPVLAQMGRNIVHCGEVGTGQIAKICNNLLLGISMVGVSEAMALGDALGIDTQVLAGIINSSTGRCWSSDTYNPWPGVIETAPASRGYTGGFGADLMLKDLGLATEAARQARQPVVMGAVAQQLYQAMSQRGEGGKDFSAIVNSYRKPQ
- a CDS encoding cupin domain-containing protein, which gives rise to MTAPITVLRDTHPLPVLDACKWEKLEGDPHTVNLNAYTSEDGSKIMGTWICTPGKWRVDYVKWEYCHFQEGYCVITPDGMAPIHLRAGDIFVVEPGMKGTWEVVETVRKYFVFA
- a CDS encoding LysR family transcriptional regulator, translating into MHFDLTDLRLYLHILDTGNITAGAARSHLSLAAASARVRAMESSLGTALLERGRRGVIPTPAGKALAQHARVLLQHVEHMQQDLAEYAQGVKGRVRLLCNTSALTEYLPELLAGFLKAHPNLDIDQQELPSSRITHALREGAADLGIVSDAVDTDSLQTWPFRDDPLVLILPSGHPLADGRTPSFGETLSHHYVGLNASSALAIYLEEQALHTGMRMQIRIRADSFDGVIRMVAQGAGIAVVPQAAVLRRPAQASYRYVPLQESWAHRALLLCARNFEGLPAYAKALARHLAE
- a CDS encoding sulfite exporter TauE/SafE family protein, with protein sequence MNTLIDFYQNLGLMLTLLVIGTFVLAGTIKGVIGLGLPTVSMGLLGLAMAPAQAAALLIIPATLTNLWQLAFGGHLQALVRRLWALLLAIFLGTGLGTLWIGMTGGTWVVRGLGGALLLYALSGLFLPTLRVSAHAEPWLAPLCGLLTGIITSATGVFVIPAVPYLQALGLSKDELVQALGLSFTVSTLALAAGLLWRGALGGGELGASMLALVPALLGMWLGQWLRQRISAVLFKRVFFIGLGVLGGHLLISG
- a CDS encoding putative quinol monooxygenase; this encodes MSQLHGFILHAKTRPEKSEAFEALFRAYVEPSRAEPGCIEYHMLRDQQDPTLFIFYEIWASQAHLDIHSNLPHMKQFFEQRMDYLERDFDIRRVDMLSPSSASR
- a CDS encoding NAD(P)H-dependent oxidoreductase, which gives rise to MKKVLLLNGGKQFAHSDGRYNATLHDTAASVLDRGGFDIKTTFIDGGYDIKEEVAKFLWADVIIYQMPGWWMGAPWTVKKYIDEVFTEGHGSLYASDGRTRSDASQKYGSGGLVQGKQYMLSLTWNAPQQAFDDPTDFFEAKGVDAVYFPFHKANQFLGMTGLPTFLCVDVMKRPDIATDVARYEQHLIEVFGLSR
- a CDS encoding LysR family transcriptional regulator, which gives rise to MKARSDELQIFVCVIECGSISAAAEQVGQTPSAVSRTLSRLEAKLDTTLINRTTRRMDLTEEGKYFFEQAKGILDQMDELEERLSSRQKNPAGRLRINAASPFMLHAIVPHIEEFRRLYPDIQLELNSNDLIIDLLEQSTDVAIRIGTLTDSTLHARSLGCSPLHILASPAYLKQHGTPSSVAELADHALLGFAQNDGLNQWPLRHLHGDRWPIQPAISASSGETVRHLALQAQGIACLSDFMTREDIRVGRLKVLLADANSGYRQPINAVYYRNSQLALRIQCFLDFIQGKLAEYASREFAAEPTAEPCGSEPAREGDMSVD